In Populus trichocarpa isolate Nisqually-1 chromosome 7, P.trichocarpa_v4.1, whole genome shotgun sequence, the following proteins share a genomic window:
- the LOC7486038 gene encoding protein translation factor SUI1 homolog has translation MSEFDNAIPTAFDPFAEANAEDSGAGTKDYVHVRVQQRNGRKSLTTVQGLKKEYSYNKILKDLKKEFCCNGTVVQDPELGQVIQLQGDQRKNVSTFLVQAGIVKKESIKIHGF, from the exons ATGTCTGAATTCGACAACGCTATTCCAACTGCTTTCg ATCCCTTCGCTGAGGCAAATGCTGAGGACTCTGGTGCTGGGACAAAAGATTATGTTCATGTGCGCGTGCAGCAGCGAAATGGGAGGAAAAGCCTGACTACTGTTCAAGGGTTGAAGAAGGAATATAGCTACAACAAGATACTTAAGGACCTCAAGAAAGAGTTCTGCTGCAATGGAACTGTTGTCCAGGACCCTGAGTTAGGCCAG GTCATTCAACTTCAGGGTGATCAAAGGAAGAACGTATCCACCTTCCTCGTGCAG GCTGGCATTGTGAAGAAGGAAAGTATCAAGATTCATGGTTTCTAA
- the LOC7486037 gene encoding protein translation factor SUI1 homolog yields MSEFDNAIPTAFDPFAEANAEDSGAGTKDYVHVRVQQRNGRKSLTTVQGLKKEYSYNKILKDLKKEFCCNGTVVQDPELGQVIQLQGDQRKNVSTFLVQAGIVKKENIKIHGF; encoded by the exons ATGTCTGAATTCGACAACGCTATTCCAACTGCTTTTg ATCCCTTTGCTGAGGCAAATGCTGAGGACTCCGGTGCTGGGACAAAAGATTATGTTCATGTGCGTGTACAGCAGCGAAATGGGAGGAAAAGCCTAACTACTGTGCAAGGGTTGAAGAAGGAATATAGCTACAACAAGATACTTAAGGACCTCAAGAAAGAGTTCTGCTGCAATGGAACTGTTGTCCAGGACCCTGAGTTAGGCCAG GTCATTCAACTTCAGGGTGATCAAAGGAAGAACGTTTCCACCTTTCTCGTGCAG GCTGGCATTGTGAAGAAGGAAAATATCAAGATTCATGGTTTCTAA
- the LOC18100861 gene encoding MYB-like transcription factor ETC3 — MSLQFHTQLPSIDSKDFNFFLLLIMADSDHSSSDDLSVDSRDTSQDSKLEFSEDEETLITRMYNLVGERWTLIAGRIPGRTAEEIEKYWTSRYSTSQ; from the exons ATGTCCCTTCAATTTCACACACAGTTACCCTCCATAGActcaaaagattttaatttttttttgctcttaatTATGGCTGACTCGGATCACTCCTCTAGTGATGATCTCTCTGTTGATTCTAGAG ATACAAGCCAAGATTCCAAGCTTGAATTCTCAGAAGACGAGGAAACTCTTATTACTAGGATGTACAATCTGGTTGGTGAGAG GTGGACTTTAATTGCTGGGAGGATTCCTGGAAGAACAGCAGAGGAAATTGAGAAGTACTGGACTTCAAGATACTCTACAAGTCAGTAA